TTACTTATATGTTacttttatatattcaaaaagtagtttatgttttatttcgCCTGACATGCTGTGGATCAAGGCCAGCTCATGCTAGTCAGGTGCTCTACCTGCAAGCTGTACCTCTGAGCCCTtagggggttttgtttttgtttttgttttggtggtgctaggaaaagctttatgtttaaaaatgaacagaagtaTATTTGACGGTCATACTACACATGCAACTCTGAGGACTTTGGGCCCATGCATCTGTAtgtacacgtgtgtgtgcatTTCGATGTATTGTTCCTGAAAGGTGGATGGGCTCTGTGCTTTAATATTGTCTGGAAGCTACATCACAGTACCGTTTTTACCCGCTTCTGGCGCTGGGATCACAGACGCTAGGCCTTTCTGGCTGAGCTGTTCTCCCAGGCCTTGTCAGCTTTGTTTTCCCTTTGGGAACCGACACAGGCTGagtgacttacccaaggtcacatgcATGGTTAGTAGGAAAACTGATTCATATCTGTGTCTTAAACACTGGCGTCTTGACTTTTTGCACGGTGCCACCCACACGGGGAGAGTAATGACCTGTGTTTTATTCACGCGGGCTGCCGTAACAGAATACCATAAACCCGTGGCTTCAGCAGCAGACTCTAGCTCTGGAGGCCGAGAAGCCCCCGTTCAAGGGCCTGCCAGTGCAGCTGCAGGTGGGGGCTCTTCCTGTCCTGTAGAAGGTGCCTCCTCGCTGTGTCCTCTTTTTGTTAAATGCTGgggtggaactcagggcctcccatGTGCGGGGCAGGTGCCCTCCTGTTCAGCTGCCGCCCACCCTCTTCCTCTGGGGCTAGGGTGCTACTCCTGTGATCTCATTTAACCTTCAGTGCCTCACAGTCTCCAACCCCAAAAGCAATTGCATTGCCCTAACGCACTTAGGGCTTCAGCACAGGAATTTGTAGGAGACTCAAGCATTCACCTTAACCAAACAGTACTAGTCACCAGCACAAAACAGCAAGAGACTCTTCTAAGACGGTGTTATAATAAAGTGTTAGAATttactcttctttgttttttgtattgggagttgaacccaggggcgctttagcactaagccacatcctcactcctttttatttttattttgagacatggtctcactaaattgcttagcgcctcatcaagttgctgaggatggcctcaaacttgtgatcctcctgcctcagcctcccaagttgctgggattacaggtgtgtgccactgcacctggcaaaattTACTGTTTTGTTATATTAATAAGAAGTTGTTTATTGTGAGTGGTACTACTGGGGATACCCAGAAAATATAGATAGgcaaatagaaagtaaaaattatcCAACTggcccactcctcagtttatacccaaaggacttaaaattagcatactacagtaactcagccacatcaatgtttatagcagctcaattcacaatagctagattgtggaaccaacttagatgtcctttaacagaacataaagataaactgtggtatatatacacaatggaatattattgagccataaagaagaagaatattatagcatttgcaaataactggatggaattagagaatatcctgttaagtgaaataaaccaatcccaaaaaaccaaaggctgagggctggagagatagctcagtcggtagagtgcttgccttgcgtaaaggtcctgggttcgatccccagcaccgccaaaaaaaaaaaaaaaaaccaaaggctgaatgttttccctgataagcggatgatgatatataatgggggtggcgggggagtgagagaagaatggaggaactttatgttgaaggaaatgagagggaggagggtatgaaaaatggtggaatgagacagacatcattaccctatgtacatgtatgattacacgaatggtatgaatctacatagtgtacaaccatagaaacaaaatgatgtaccccatttgtgtacaatgaatcaaaatgcagtctgttaaaattttttttttttttttttttttttttgcagtgctggggatttgcacccagggccttgtgcatgcgaggcaagcactctaccaactgagctatatgcccagcccaaaaatttttaaataaataatgtatttaaaaaattatgcagctgggcacagtggtgcacgcctgtaattccagctactcaggaggcaggaggttcataagtttgaggccaaccttggtaAGCTGGTCTCCaagtaaaaattttagaaaggttACAAAGtggttcagaggtagaacacCCCAGGGCTCAATCCAAAAGTCTCCAAAGATATAGGGTAGAACTgaatggaaaagagaagagaagcaaaGTGAGGCTAGGCAGGGTGgtccaggcctgtaatcctaactcttcaggaggctgaggcaggaggattgcaagatcaaggccagtctcagcaacctagctagacactgtctctaaataaaaaatacaaatagctgggggtgtaggtcagtggtaaagtgcccctgggttcaagccccagtacaaaaaagcCCCGAATAGAATAGAATATCCAGGTTTACAGGTCTGTGCTAGAGTGTGTACCTAGCATGttggaggctctgggttcattcAGTGCTCAGCATTgtgaaaaattttttgaaaaccttttcccagcagctcaggaggctgaggcaggaagatggagagttcaaagccggcctcagcaaaagtgaggaactcagcaactcagcgagaccctgtctctaagtgaaatacaggatagggctgggatgtggctcagtggtcgagtggccgagttcagtccctagtacccaCCTGCCAAAATCTTGCCACATGTAAATACTGTCTCCCCCGTACCTCCTCCAACCGTGCTGGGAATCACACCCCCGGCCTCCACGTGTTAGGCAAGCTTGGCACCCTGAACTGCGTCCCCAGCCCCTAGGTGACTGCTCTTAATGCGCTGACGGTTTCCCCTTTCAGACCTTTTCTCTCTGGTGTTTGGACCTGAGACCCGTGTGTTCCCCTGCACAGGTGCACGCACACGGTCTCTCCATACGTGTCTCCTTAGTCTCTCAATGAAACACCTGTGCTTTACCAACACGCTGGTGGTGGGGACAGTGATCACCTCTCTGCTCCTGGTCCTTTCTCTGAAGGGGCCTGCGGTTGGATGGGACGTGGCGCACCGACCCCCATAAAAACGGCCCTGACAATTTGTGTTCTCTCCGCAGCAGTTCTCAGCCCTGACCGAGGTGCTGTTCCACTTCCTGACCGAGCCCAAAGAGGTGAAGTGTTTTGCAATAAGAAGAATTGCCCAGCACAGGTCAGTGGGTCTGCGGAGCCTGGAGAGTGACCTGCAGGTCCCTCTTTGCAGGTGGAACGGTTTCTGGCTCAGCTGTCTGCATTTGCCACCACCAATCAGATCGGTCTGGGCCCCCTCAGAAGCATCGTGAAAAGCCTCCTCCTGGTTCCCAACGGTGAGTAGCCTCTGTCAGCAGCTGTGGCTGCAGATGTCACCTGAACATTCTTGAGTCCAGAGAGTCATCCAGGTATGTGAGGGGCACAGAGCCAGAGTAGCCAGCATGAGCCAGATCTGGCAGGTCTCCCAGTCTAGGGAGAGAACCCAGGTAGGCAGGTAAGTGCGGTCGAGAGGCGGGCCTCCTTGTCGAGTTCCGCGACCACGCAGGCAACTGACCAAGGATACagagtatttgacaaaataattgtgtctgtactgaatgGGTGCGGGCGGTTTTCCTGCGGGACAGTCCCTACTCGGTGCGTGGTAACAACTGCTTACGTAGCATTTACATTGCGCTAGTATTATAAGTCGTCTCGAGGTGCGTGGGTGGGCGGGTGTGGGTGATATGCTATTTTAGGTAAGGGATTTGATCATCTGTAATGTGGGATTGTCGGGGATCCTGGAACCAGTGCCCACAGGACGCGAGGGGGGTCCAGCGAACCAGAGGTGCCGTGTGGAGCAGCACAGCTCAAAGCTCAGtctgtcctgggttcagtccccacacTGATCTCGTGTCCCCGACACTGTAAATGTAGACACGGAGAGCAAGCAGTAACAAACGTTTTTACAGcaacttgagaatcaatctctctctctctctctctctctctctctctctctctctctctcttttttttttttgtggaccCTGGAATTGAACCCGTGCGCCTGCTAGGTGAATATCCTAccactgtgtccccagccctttttatttgttatcttgagacagggtctcactgaactgcccaggctggcctgaaatctgccatcctcctgcctcacctcctgaacctctgagattataggcgtggtgcaccaccgcacccgactgtgggtcttttttctttttttgttcctgGAGATTGGCtccagtgctttaccactgagctacccagcccttttatttttaatttttgaatttttaaattttgaggtggGTTTCTCTAAATTACCCAGGCCAGTCTTGAAagtgtgattctcctgcctcagcctcccaaattaatGGGATTACAGTTGTACACCAACTAGCTCAACTATACCAGAGATGTTTTGAGAACATCAGAGTTGGCCTAGAGCAGTCAGGAAAAGTTTCCAGCTGGAAGGGAGGTGGTCAGGAAAGTTTAGTGGTAGGTAGGGCTGTTCGTTGTGTTACTGTTTATGGTGAAGCAAAATTGGAGACCCTCAGATTGCCTGGCACCAAGAGATTGTTTTAACAAGCCATTGTTATTCTTGACAGGGAAACATGGTGTTCAGAGATTTGTACTTCTGGCAGGTgcggtgctgcatgcctgtaattcagcagctcaggaggctgaggcaggaggattgcaagttcaaagccagcctcagcaatttagcaaggccctcagcaatttagtgagaccctgtctcaaaattttaaaaaaagggctggggatgtggctcagtggttaagcacccctcggttcaatccctgctaccaaaaaaaaaaaaaaaatttcatacttCTGAGTTAAATGGGCCTGGGTCTGAATCTGCCTGTTACCTGCTACCTGTAGTATGCTTTTGACCTGGTGCCCAATCTCTCACACCCCTAGCAATGGCCCTCCAGAGCAGCGATCTTCTCTCCAGCTAAGCATTTTTTTAAGTGGGGGGAGTGTGTACAGATTGagataatgtaaataaaatgctTAACCCTAATAAAagattgctcttcttttttttttcctattatgcACTAATTTAAAAGAGGCTATTGAGGAAAATGTAATGATATGGAAAAACTTTCACAACTTGTGATTTGTTTTTTCCTGGttctgggacttgaacccaaaGGCATTTAACCATGGAGCCCcatttcagccctttttattttttattttgaaacactgtcttaccaaattgcttagggcctcactaaaatgCCAAGGCaggcctcgaacttgggatcctcctgcctcagtctcaggagtcacggggattacaggcaatTGCCACGAtgccaggttttattttttattttgatacaggatcttgttaaattgaaGGCACTGgactcaaagttgtgatcctcttgctgTGGCCTCCCAAGTTGTTAGGAGTACAGGGGTGCGCCAGCAAACCTGACACAAGATACTGTTTATAAAGATAATAGTTGAGGGGctggagttgcagctcagtggtagagcacttgcctagcacacgtgaggctctgggttcgatcctcagcaccacataaaaataaacaaataagataaaggtattgtgtccatccacaactaaaaaatgtaataatagtAGTAGTTTAGGAACGGAgggtgtatgtagctcagtggtagactgtgtTCTTAGCATATTTGATTTGAAACACAGATTTGGATTCCTCagcatgagaaggaaaaaaaaaagtcagctgtGGCCATATCTAGAAGGTAGGATTccaggttgttttgttttaattatttagtttttggcTGTGTATTGTCTACAAAGTTGCTACTGTTAATTTGGCAAATTTAACTGCTAGCTTATGTAAAGATGTGAGGCCGGGATGGAGcctggtggtagagcacttgcctagcacgcacaggGTCCCAgttccagtactgcaaaaaagagagacaggagggagggaagaagggagagagaaaggtgaCGGGAACCTAGTTTTGAAGAGTGAGTATATTTTGACCAGACTGAGAGGAGCTAAGCCAGCATCCCGAGCTAAGAGCTAAAcactgtggtgcacgcctgtgatcccagctacacaggagcctgaggcaggaggtcccAAGTTCatgggcagcctgggcaacttagtgagaccatctcaaaataaattttatttttaaaaagaggatgcagcttagtagtagagcatccctgggttcaatccctaggacaaaaaaaaaaaaaaagctgagggCTTAATTTGTTTGTTCCTGTCAGgtacttcccttcccttccctttcttttttcttttttctttttttgcaccagggattgaacccagggtcacttaaccactgaaccacatccccagccctttttatttatattttgagacagcatcttgctaagtcacttagggcctcactaagttgctgagactgtcctcaaacttgtgatcctcctgcctcagcctcctaagtcactgggattacaggtgtgtactaccatacCCAGCTGAAAatcctttattttccttgtatGTACTTGTGAGTTTCTAGGGGGTTAAACCGGAACAGTCTAGACGTTTCCAATTACAGAATTTTCTGATCTGTTCCTGTGactcttgcatttttttctcctcatggTTGAATGAGAACTTGAAGTCTCTTTTAATACAGgaacacatttttattaaacttttaaacAATGCAGCGTTATGGAGAGTCAAAAGTAAAAATCCCAGACTGGGGAGgtactcagtggtagggtgctaaCTGAGCACGCtcaggcccttggttcaatcccctgtacctaaaacctaaaaaaaaaattttaaatattttaattgtagatggacacaatacctttatttttattttttatatatattttttatatattttatttatttgtggtgctggggattgaacccagggccttgttcttgataggcaagcactctaccaactgagctgtagcCCAGCccacctttaatttttatttggtgctgaagatccaacccagtgcctcaccacgtgccaggcaaggcaagcgctctgccactgagccactgagccacaaccccagcccctaaaagaattttaaagtaggATGAGGGTAAACgagaattttgtgtgtgtgtgtgtgtgtgtgtgtgtgtgtgtgtgtgtgttttgctggggatcaaacccagggcctttgcacacacTACACGGGTGCTCTGGCACTGAGCCTGAGCTCAGTCCTCAGTCCtgaaccttttatttattgacAGAGCTGCACCCTTTCAGCCCTGGGTCTTGCTATCACGTTAGGGCAGATTTTCCATCACCTGCTGATATAACTTGTCTCTTGACTAGTTAAGGCCCCAGAATTTTTCAGGTTGGAGGCAGCAAGGTCTCTGGTGTGATTTGCTATACTTCTGAATGGACTCTCAGGTTTTCCTCTTTCACACGGCCCTCCGCAGGGTCTTCCTGCCTGATCGGCCATGTCTGCATCTGAGATCGCAGCTTGGAAGTCTCTGGCTCCTTCTCCCTTGTCCTCCTGTGTCTCTTTCCAGTCCCAGAGGCGGTCCAGGTCCAGTTCTCAGCCCTGGGGGCCTAGTTAGGGCCTTAATGGCCCAGACTGCGTTCCACCCGGGCGCAGGCTCAGCAGCAGGGGCGGCTCCCGGCCTGCTCCCAACTCCTTTCTGTAATGGAGTCTTGAGTTTGGCCCGAGGCCTTTTGCAGTCTAATCCGGGAAGAGCTTGGGGACCATCCCCGTCTGTCCGGGGCCCGGTTCTGCTCGTGCAGGAGACACACTGTGGAGGTGCCGCTTGCTCCTTGGAGCCCCCCAGAGGCGTCTTCCGCCAAGCCCGCGTCCATCAGTGAAAGGCTTGGGGGGTCAGACGGAGTCAGGAGGGCCTTGTTCCCAGCCCGCCTCGGACCCTCGGAGACTCACACAGGCCGACACATCTCAGGCTCTGAAAGGTGGCGCAGGACCTGCCGAAGCAGCGTCCTCGAAACACTCCCGCCGGGAACTGGGGCCCGAGTCCCAAGTGAAAGCTCTGGAAGGGCTGATTTTtgtctggggttttttttttttttttttttgtggtactggggatggaactcagggccttgtgcttgcgaggcgagccctctaccagctgagctgtctccccggccctgtcttgttttttttaagagacagggtctcactgtgtcacctaggctggtttcaaactcccGGCTCAGGTGACCGTCCGCCTCTGCGTCCTGAGCGCTGCAACGACAGGCACACATCACCACACCTGGTCgctgtttttggttttgattttgatgTTTTCTGGGCAGGCATGGTGGTACTCACAGGGGCTGGGAAGTAGCCCCTTCCCAGAGCCTCCGGCTGAGGTTCCTGGGGTCTGGCTTTTTATTTCCCGTGGCTTCCTTGCCGGGTCAGATTTTGGAGATAAAAGATTTCCTCTCTTTGTTCATGTGGTGGATTTTTACAGGCACAACAGCCTTTGGATCGTTTTCCTGGagtgaggtgggggtggggactgggACACAGCATAGGCTCGGGCCCTGGCGTGGTGGTGGGTGTCTTGTTAGCctttatttaaccattttttgGTGATTGAGAAGTGGATAGATACAAAGCGGTCGTCAGGCAGTGACTCCAGGCCCCGTCGTGAAGCTGAAACCTTGAGACCCCGGTTGCTGGCAGCGTTTGGTCCTCAGGAATTGGAGCCTGAAGCAGAAGAAAGCCGGGCCCACGGGTGTGTTCCCAGGGCTTCTGAGGGGAAGCTGCCCCTCTGCAAGTCACCTGTGAGCGGCGGAGGCCGAACCCCCAACACAGCCCCAGTAGAACCCGGAGTCACATTCCCCACtcttgttatttcttattttgagacaacatctcactatgttgctgaggctgacctcaaacttgtgatcctcctgcctcagcctcccaaatttctgggattataggtgggtgccATCGCACCTGGCCTTCAATAGAACTTTCTATGTAAATGGGAGTGGCCTGTCATCTGCACTGTCCAGTGCAGTGGTCTCTGACCCTATATAACTATTCAGCATTTGAAACAGTCAGTGCTATGGTAGacttaaattttacttaattaaaatgtaagTGACAGCCAGGtactgtggtacatgcctgtaatcctagggactcgggaagctgaggcaggaggatcgtgagtttgaggccagccttagccacggagtgaggccctaagcaacttagtgagaccttgtccataaataaataaataaataatcagtcACTCAatcagtcagtcaatgtgagcgACCAGGAGACCAGGAACGACTCCATATTGCTCGTGTCCTCTCCAGCTTCTCCCGCCCTTGCTGGAGGGCAAATCCTTGTGCTGTACAGTAAACAAGCATTGTTTCAGAGGTATGTCCCCCTCCCCAGGGTGGAAATCTTCATGCAGATAGGCCTTTTGTCCTCTGTGTCCCCCAGGTTATGCCCTTGCTGGCTGATTCACTGATTTGTCCTTTTCATCCCCTGCTTCCCAGGTGCCCTGAAGAAGGGTCTCACGGCCGAGCAGGTCCGGGCGGATTTCGTGACCCTGGGTAGGTGGGCCCAGGGCTGCCGGGAAAGGGCCTCTGCGGCTTCACTATGCTAATGATCCTGTTCTCTCCTAGGCCTCAGCGAGGAGAAGGCCACTTACTTTTCTGAAAAGGTATAATTCTTCTCCATCAAGGTTAAGATCGGTCGCTTTCACTTCAGTGAAAAGGATAAAAGGGGAAGTGCTGACCAAGGCAGACCTTAAGGCGACATTGCTTCTGGTGTCCCAGGAATGACATCCAGCTTCTGACCCGCACTCTTTAGCACACCTCTCATTGTTTTCTCCTCTGATTCGATATAAagggttttgggggttttttttgtttgtttgtttgtaccagggattgaacccaggggcgcttaaccactgagccacaccccagccctttttttgtatttaatctagagacagggtctcactgagtgacttagggccttgctaaattgctgaggctggctttgaactgaccgtcctcctgcctcagcctcctgagctgctgggattaataAAGTTTGGGGGTCCACATGGATTAAGTCTCATAAGGGAAGAAAACATTCAGGTCGGCTTTGCTGCTCCCTAAGCACCCGCCACCCCAGTGTGCATGGGGAGGCACCCTGGACGTGTCCTCCCCGCTCTGCAGAAAGGCTGAACCACGGATCTGGGGCGGCAGGGAGGCGGGCACTTCCCTGGGTGCTGACGCTGGCCCTCCGCTCCCCTTGCAGTGGAAACAGAACGCCCCCAGCCTTGCTCAATGGGCCGTGGGGCAGACCCTGACCATCAACCAGCTTGTGGACATGGAGTGGAAGTTTGGAGGTAACTGGCTACAGCAGCCCAGGTGGTTGGGCTGCTCTGCTTCGCCGCCCCTGCAGAGGCATTTGGAGCCGCCCCCGCTGTGGCCAGGCAGGCAGGCTGAGGCTTGAGCCCGCGCCTCCTGCACACAACCTGTAAAATTGGGGTTTTCGGGGAAGTTCTTCATCAGTCACTTcacttattctttttctctttcgtATCACAGTGACATCTGGGAGCAGCGAATTAGAAAAAGTGGGCAGTATTTTTTTACAAGTAAGTCTTTTCTTGATCTTTGAAAATGGGGAGGATTTTGACTtggtaaaaaaattattaagcCAGGCAATCCCAGGTACTCCaggggccaaggcaggaggattgcaaattcagggctagcctctgcaatttagtgacccctggtctcaaaattaaaaataaaacataactgggggtgtagctcagtggcaaagtgacCCTGGCTGGGAAGAAACTACATTGGCGGGtgaggagtgtagctcagtggtagagcacttgcctagcatgagtgaggccttgggttccgtGTCCAGTAACCGAAAAACAgcagcagaaaagaagaaaaaaaaaaaaagaaagaaaagtagaacaTTGGGTTGCTTTAAATGTATGTGTAAATACACAGTCCATTGAATTTAAATCAGAGCAATGTGACCTGCCAAGGACATAGTCACTGACTTGCCTACTTTCAGATTAAAAGATCCtagccaggggcagtggcacactcctgtgatcccagcgactcaggaggccgaggcaggaggattccaagtttgaggccagcctcagcaatttagtgaggccctaagcaactcagcaagaccctgactcaaaacaaaaaggctggggatatggttcagttgtAAAgtaacccctgggttcaatccctggttatcaaaaaaaaaaaaaaaaaaaattaaatagatctTATATCATTCCTGAAAGTTTGGTTCTTCCTGTGATCATGGAAAGTGCTAGAGCTCCTGATGTGGGTGCTGTGGACCACATCTGCATACccctcaagttcaaggctggtgACAGGTTGGAGCTCAGGGTCAGAGGCCTGGCGAGCCGCGATGTTGAATTTGGGTGAAAAGGTTTTGAGAAATTCTTTGCCAGTTGTCATCATCTTAATccgtgttttttatttcttcttcttttattaattagTTAAAGTTGGTGATTAAGAAAGGAAATCAAACCGAAAATGTGTACCTAGGTGAGTCTGGACCCCTGCTGGCGCCCATCTGCTTCCCCAGCCATCTCTCCAGGGAGAAGGTCTCCACCCAGCTCTGGGGGAACCACCCACAGCCTAGCTCAGGAAACATGGCGCCTTGCTAGGCTGCAGCAGGGTGCGGATGCCGCCTTTGAAGAACCTCTTTGAGACCTGGAGGGAGCTCTTGAAGCAGCCTGAAGACAAGAGGCTCTGGCTGCAGACATCGAGCGGAGTGTCCCTGTAGCTTTAGTGCCTCTGCTGTTTAACACACTGGCTCCTTTTTCTTAGGGAGCTGAGAACTTTCCGTGTCCCCGACTCTCCTTTACTGTGGCAATTCCCTCTCAAGAGCTACTTGGATATACTGAGCCACAAAGGAAAacggctcagtggtggagggcttgcctagcaggcacagggccctgggatggatccccagccccacacacacacaaccaaaccAAAACTGGAGATTCTCTGACCAGGGGCCatggcgcacgcctgtgatcccagcgactcaggaggttgaggcaggaggatcacaaagtcaaagccagcctcagcaacttagggaggccctaagaacTTGGCGAGGCTctgtcaaaaaatatatatatatatattaaaaagggctggggatgttgctctgtggttaagcacccctgggttccatctctggtaccaaaacaaacaagctCTGGGTAGAAATGAACTCTCCGGGGTGGTTCTGTCGAGTTTTGGAAACATTTGTCTGAAACTGAATTTTCTCCCCCAGAGCTAACCCTGCCTCAGTTCTACAGCTTCCTGCACGAGATGGAGCGAGCCAGGAGCAGCATGGAGTGTCTGAGCTGACTTCCGCCCTCCCGCAGCTCCCGCCCCTTCCCTTCCTGGTGACTGCTCGAGAGGCACCTGCCTCAGGCCTGCGTGCTCTGCACGGGCCCTGCTGGCTCTTGAGAGTCCAGGTGCACAAAGGTTTCTGAAAAACAACAGGATTAAGCACTCAACAGCGCCCCTGCAGCTCCCCGGGAGCTCCTTGTTAGGACCGCGCCACCGCCTCTCTCCCAGCCGAGTTTTAGACACTGCGTCTCAGGCTGGAGAGGCGGGGAGGAGCTCCTCTCCTCATCCCGGTTCCACAGTGAGGGAACGGCGCCATCACTTAAGATAAACGCTCCCCCAGCCcaccagcaactccggaggctgaggcaagaggatcacagttcaaagccagtctcagcaacttagtgaggccctatctcaaaaaataaaaggggctggggtgtagttcagtggtagagcacccctgggtttaatcccccatGGCGAGTGGAGGGCTGGTTGCACGGCCACAGGTGTGCAGGGCCCCCGGCAGCGTCTCCGTGCTGTGTGTGCTGTGTGAGGTGCCCTACTTGTCTGAAAAGAACTGTCCCCGGTCTTGGTCTTGTTCTGTTGCCATGTAGCAAGGCAGGCCTTTACAAGCTGT
The Sciurus carolinensis chromosome 2, mSciCar1.2, whole genome shotgun sequence DNA segment above includes these coding regions:
- the Commd7 gene encoding COMM domain-containing protein 7 isoform X1; the protein is MGRLHCTQDAVPEAVGGDMQQLNQLGAQQFSALTEVLFHFLTEPKEVERFLAQLSAFATTNQIGLGPLRSIVKSLLLVPNGALKKGLTAEQVRADFVTLGLSEEKATYFSEKWKQNAPSLAQWAVGQTLTINQLVDMEWKFGVTSGSSELEKVGSIFLQLKLVIKKGNQTENVYLELTLPQFYSFLHEMERARSSMECLS
- the Commd7 gene encoding COMM domain-containing protein 7 isoform X3, with product MGRLHCTQDAVPEAVGGDMQQLNQLGAQVERFLAQLSAFATTNQIGLGPLRSIVKSLLLVPNGALKKGLTAEQVRADFVTLGLSEEKATYFSEKWKQNAPSLAQWAVGQTLTINQLVDMEWKFGVTSGSSELEKVGSIFLQLKLVIKKGNQTENVYLELTLPQFYSFLHEMERARSSMECLS
- the Commd7 gene encoding COMM domain-containing protein 7 isoform X2, which translates into the protein MGRLHCTQDAVPEAVGGDMQQLNQLGAQFSALTEVLFHFLTEPKEVERFLAQLSAFATTNQIGLGPLRSIVKSLLLVPNGALKKGLTAEQVRADFVTLGLSEEKATYFSEKWKQNAPSLAQWAVGQTLTINQLVDMEWKFGVTSGSSELEKVGSIFLQLKLVIKKGNQTENVYLELTLPQFYSFLHEMERARSSMECLS